From a single Nicotiana tomentosiformis chromosome 2, ASM39032v3, whole genome shotgun sequence genomic region:
- the LOC104099340 gene encoding subtilisin-like protease, protein MHIFAQCDNHLKTMDLRFVFTLVCILILHSSATIAGHFTNQNDLETYIVHLEFPDDIFFSDSNDLYLWHQSFLPTTSTNSDHSSRIIYSYRHVFNGFAALLSSEEVKMMEKKPGFVSARPQRVLQMHTTHSPDFLGLHQNVGLWNASNSGKGVVIGLLDSGIAPRHPSFNDNGMPSPPAKWKGKCEFNLIICNNKLIGARNFARSINLSPFDEEGHGTHTSSTAAGNFVEGANLLGNANGTASGIAPRAHVAMYKVCTSDGCQESDIVAGIDAAIGDGVDVLSISLGTAPVPLYEDNIAIGAYSAIEKGIFVSCSAGNSGPFNATVSNAAPWLLTVGASTTDRKISAVAVLGNGQQYEGESVFQPRNFSRKLLPLIDGGSCELFAPIDVKGKIVLCDTSGLMYSRVQKGEQVKKAGGAAMILMNIKARGDTTFADVHVLPATLISYNDGQQILNYTKSTSAPVATISFKGTRIGDKHAPTVAFFSSRGPSMVSQGILKPDIIGPGLNILAAWPTSVGEKTSSKSTFNIISGTSMSCPHLAGVAALLKSAHPDWSPAAIKSAIMTTADFVSLANNPIPDETLNPADLFSIGSGHVNPSKANDPGLVYDIQPEDYVPYLCGLNYTNDQVSAIVRRNVHCTSSIAEAELNYPSFAINLGSTVQTYTRTVTNVGEANSTYTVEVFGVKGVKLSIKPTTLKFSALNQKLSYKVTFKRSVSADSSQGYITWSSTKYSVRSPVAIFRLE, encoded by the coding sequence ATGCACATCTTTGCTCAATGTGATAATCACCTCAAAACCATGGATTTAAGATTTGTTTTCACCTTGGTTTGCATTCTCATCCTTCATTCATCAGCAACAATTGCTGGTCATTTCACAAATCAAAATGATTTAGAAACTTACATTGTGCATCTTGAGTTTCCTGATGATATTTTTTTCTCTGATTCAAACGATTTATATCTCTGGCATCAGTCTTTTTTGCCTACAACTTCAACAAATTCTGACCACTCGTCGCGCATTATATATTCTTATCGTCATGTGTTTAACGGTTTTGCTGCTCTGTTGTCTTCTGAGGAAGTGAAGATGATGGAAAAGAAACCAGGTTTTGTATCTGCGCGTCCCCAACGGGTACTGCAGATGCATACCACACACAGTCCAGATTTCCTTGGCCTGCACCAGAATGTTGGCTTGTGGAATGCCTCGAATTCTGGTAAAGGTGTGGTTATTGGTTTATTGGATTCTGGAATAGCTCCGCGACACCCTTCGTTTAATGACAACGGAATGCCTTCTCCCCCTGCCAAATGGAAAGGTAAATGTGAGTTCAATCTCATAATCTGTAACAACAAGCTTATTGGAGCACGAAATTTTGCGCGATCAATCAATCTGTCACCTTTCGACGAGGAGGGACACGGGACACATACTTCAAGCACAGCCGCTGGAAATTTTGTGGAGGGCGCCAATTTGCTTGGTAATGCTAATGGCACTGCTTCTGGCATTGCACCCCGTGCTCATGTGGCTATGTACAAAGTCTGTACCAGCGATGGATGTCAAGAATCTGATATCGTAGCTGGTATTGATGCTGCCATTGGAGACGGTGTGGATGTGCTTTCCATTTCCCTAGGAACAGCACCTGTACCTTTATATGAAGAtaacatagcaattggagcgtaTAGTGCGATTGAGAAGGGGATTTTTGTAAGTTGCTCGGCAGGAAATAGCGGACCATTTAATGCTACTGTATCAAATGCAGCCCCCTGGTTGCTAACAGTTGGTGCTAGCACAACAGATAGAAAGATAAGTGCAGTAGCAGTTTTGGGCAATGGACAACAATATGAGGGTGAATCAGTCTTTCaaccaagaaacttctcacgaaAATTATTGCCGCTCATAGATGGGGGTAGTTGTGAATTATTCGCCCCAATTGATGTCAAGGGTAAAATAGTGTTGTGTGATACCAGCGGTTTGATGTATTCTAGAGTTCAAAAAGGAGAACAAGTGAAAAAGGCCGGTGGTGCTGCCATGATTCTGATGAACATAAAAGCTCGTGGCGACACAACATTTGCAGATGTTCATGTCCTTCCTGCAACGCTTATTAGTTACAATGATGGCCAACAGATCTTAAACTATACAAAATCAACATCAGCACCAGTTGCAACAATATCATTCAAGGGAACGAGAATTGGAGACAAGCACGCGCCAACAGTTGCTTTCTTCTCTTCTAGGGGACCATCTATGGTAAGTCAGGGCATATTAAAGCCTGATATTATTGGCCCTGGACTGAATATTCTTGCAGCGTGGCCAACTTCTGTAGGGGAGAAAACGTCTTCTAAATCTACATTTAACATCATTTCTGGAACGTCGATGTCTTGCCCTCACCTTGCTGGAGTAGCAGCATTGTTAAAGAGTGCACATCCGGATTGGTCTCCAGCTGCAATTAAGTCTGCCATCATGACGACTGCTGATTTCGTCAGCCTTGCAAATAATCCAATTCCAGATGAAACACTTAACCCTGCTGATCTATTTTCAATCGGATCAGGGCACGTGAACCCATCAAAGGCAAATGATCCTGGACTTGTTTATGACATCCAGCCTGAAGATTATGTGCCTTACTTATGTGGCTTAAACTACACTAATGACCAAGTTAGTGCTATTGTGAGAAGGAATGTGCATTGCACATCAAGTATAGCTGAAGCAGAGTTGAACTATCCTTCATTTGCCATTAATCTTGGATCAACTGTTCAAACGTATACGAGGACTGTGACTAACGTTGGTGAGGCTAATTCGACTTACACAGTTGAAGTATTTGGAGTTAAAGGTGTCAAGTTGAGTATTAAGCCTACCACCTTGAAATTCTCAGCTTTGAACCAGAAATTGTCCTATAAAGTTACGTTTAAGCGTTCAGTTTCTGCAGATTCTTCCCAAGGATACATAACATGGTCTTCGACCAAGTACTCAGTTAGGAGTCCAGTAGCAATTTTCAGATTAGAGTAG